DNA from Poecilia reticulata strain Guanapo linkage group LG20, Guppy_female_1.0+MT, whole genome shotgun sequence:
CAGACTGTTTGACAAAGCTTGAGAAGAAAAGTCTAAGGCTACCATCGGTCCTGTATCATAAAGTGAAGCATCCTTTTATCACTGACGTGTGGGACTCAGCCACAGTTCTCAAAACTGTAAATGTGTGCTTAGTGTTAATTTGCTGTCTTTCTCTTTATAAcccttaaaatatattattatggAACTTCAGTGAAACTAGGGTTTatgaataagaaataaaagcttctttAAGTCTCGAAATCTTTTGTCACAACCACATATCAACTATAGGCAACAATACACACATAACCACACACAAGTTACCTGCCTGTGTCGCTGATGATGGTTTTTgacaggaagaggaggtggGGGAGAGTCGGGAAGAGGGGAGGGGTCTCGATAAGTTACCATGTTCTCTGGCCAGTGCACAGAGGGAGTTTTTGGGAGGGGACGAGCATTTACGtgggcagaagaagaagaagaagaggaggaggaggaggaggaggaggaggaagagcagtgACAGTCGGCTGATAAAGAAGAGTGACagagctttaaaaagaaaaacaaacactataAGATACAGAAACTGAGCAGGAGAAAAAGACAATGAAGAATAAATGTGGGGAGAGGGGAGTATACTCTCATCATCTGCTGGCCTATCAAACTACACAccgcaaaaacaaacaaacgtcACATGACTCCACACACCTCGTCCTCCGACGGCTTTGTGGAGTCTTCCTCGGGGGAAAGGTTTACCTCAGACTCGGGGGTCGTTTTGACCAGAGAAGGGGCAGAGGCAGGGTTAGGGTCCTGCCCAAGCTGTGAGTAAAGCTCATTGATTTCACTGACAGTGACATAGCCCTGGGGAGTATTATGAGGAAAAATAGAGGAAAGAGAACGGGTGAGGCATAGCGAGAAGTGGGTGAGTCACATTACCAATGCAAATATAGAAATTAGTAGTTAATATGTTGGCAGCAAAAAAGTTACTTACACACCTGGTAGTTACCATACATATCAGAACAGACAGTCAATATCATTTCAGCATTAATAAACAAGAGATTATTATTCGCCGAGATCGTTAGAGATCGTTGGAGACTGGAGACCAAGTCaaaaggaaaaggaaggaaacaCGGCAGACTCCAACAAGACAGGAGTACCTTAGCTTTCTTGAGAAATACATTGGACAGAAAGGACTGACACACATCGGCTAAAGAAGCTGTAGCCTAACAAGCAGAAAAGAAGATCCAAATGACTAAATCAGGGGGGAGTTAAGGAGTCTCATCAAGTCTGCTCGCTGTCAGTCAAACCTACCTCTCTTAGAGAGAAACTCCGGCCACCAGTGAGGTCAGCGTATTTTCTTTCCAGTGTTGCAAGGTTTTCCTTTTCCtaacagagagagaaggagggggagagaaagagaaagaaacttaGCCCTTGCACTAAATTTCTCCCGTTTAGAAGGGATCCAAACATGGGTATCGTCATACTCTTTGCAGCATCACTTCAAGGTTGCGCCTCTCCTTCAGGAAgctctccttttctctctgagCCTGCTCGGTTATCTGCTCTGCTTGCTTCTTCAGAGCCAAGAGTCGCTCCTTAAAGGAGGAACAAAAAGCGCAAGCCTCAAATCAGTCACATTCGAGCAACTCTTTAGGTTCCGTAAAAATAAGATGTGTTACCTTGCGAGTGACGGTGCTGCGCTGGTAGTCGGCAGCCTCTCGGAGAAGTTCTTGTGTACGGGTCTCCTTCTCCTCATCCTGCCTGCTCTCCTTTTCCAGCTGCTGGAACTCCAGGTCTTCAAAGCGCTTTGTCTCTGCCTCAAGTACCTCACAGTCCTAATGCGCACAATAAGAAAAGACGGTGAAGGAGTAAAAACCAGTGAGTCTACAAAACGACCACTAAAACCGACTTTTGAAGATGACGACGAAAAAGGTGTAACATATGCCAGACGTATACATCAGGTATTACATACTGGCACACGTGTTGCTCTGACAGATCAAACTTATGTGATCTAAGATCTAAGCAAAAAACtttagtgaaacaaaacaaatgcaggcaAAACAGTAAAAGAGACATATCCGACTTTCATGAACATTTACCAGTCATGCAAACACTGACCCATGGCTGTTTGACTTCACATGCAAAACATTAGAAACATTTAGGCATTCATtgataaacaaagcaaaaactaaatccCTATCAggctttaattttaaacaaggaattgctgtaattaaaacatgaaaaatgaaagctAATATTCTATGCCCAAACTGGTGTTTCAGCCTTAGTATTTTAGAACCTTAATAGATCTCATCAGTTTCATGGTAAAGTagcaacagcagaaacaaacagaagctaTTCAGTAAGAAAAGAGAACTTGAATGGTAGACAGCTTGAGTGAGTCCATAGAGAAGATGGGGTGATTTAGGTGAAGAAGTGCAGATTTTCTACATGCATAATGAAGTATGCAAGCATCCCGTGCCTTTTCCAGTCCACCCCGCAAACACTTTCCCACATTCATATTCTAGTCAATGCCACAGGGTTGCATGAACTGATGTGAGTTTAATGTGCCTTTGCATGCTTTTTATcttctacaaaacaaaataatttgctgaAACAGCAAAGAAAGATCAGTGCTTAGCAATTTATTCCCAACTCTGAAacctgtttacatttttcaaaaaatattacagtCAGAACCCTTAATGGGAATTTACGAAATAGATGGAAAATGATTaacttttccacaaaaaaaattatatttttgtattttttaatttaaaaaaaaatatgcaaaaggtCGGTGTGAATTTGTGTGCTGTTGCAAAAATAACTCTAGTTCAGTAATATTTCATGGGATGCATCTGAGAAGAACAGCCTGGCTGTAAATGCTTAATGCAGATCCTCCTGAAAACAGTGGTtgtaatggattttatttggggtATACAAGTAAAATGGGATGCATGGATATGCATAccatgtttttctaattttaaataatacaaattttatgaatcatttctcattttccctccacttcacaattacaagTTTATGGTTGCAATGTTGAAAAATATAGGAAAGTTCAAGCTGCAAGAATAACTTTTGCATGGCACTGTACAGAGCTGTGGCagtatgtatgcgtgtgtgtgtgtgtgtgtgtgtgtgtgtgtgtgtgtgtgtgtgtgtgtgtgtctgtgtgtgtgtgtgtgtctgcgtgtgtgtgtactgaCCCTGGCTAGCTGCTCCTGTAGGGGCTCCTTGGTGGCTTCAGGGCAGCTGTCCAGCTGGGAGCGCTGCTCACACACAATCTGAGCCAACCTCTCTACTCTGTCCCTTTCTGCCTGCAGCAACTCGCACGCCTGGTACACGCATGTTTCCATACGTGTACATGTACGCACATTCCCACGCAACAACACGGACACCATGTACACATTTGTGCatgtgtacatatatatataaaaaaaaaaaaaagaaacaaagacaagaaCACATACACACGCAGGACAGAGAGAGGATGGCTGAGTTAGTGGGGACTTGCAGGATGACAGTTAGTTATCATGGCTTTAAAGTCAGTAACACTAGCCTAGAGGAAGGGAGGGGGTCAAGGGGTacggaggagaaaaaaaaaaaaactctggcaGAGTAATGGAGCGCTTGTTACAGGGAACGGGGAGGTGGTATGTGAGAGTAGGATAAACGTTGCAACAGATTCGTGTCCTGCCTTTTGTCAAGTTTGTTTGCATGACAATGACTGAAGGAATGGGTGGGAATGGAAACAAGGACATAAGGGATGGTTCAGCAGAGGATTAACTGGCACATTAGTGCTCCTTTCTGTGTATACACGACACAAAACAGCCACCCAAATATGTACAAGCACTCAACTTTATTTCTGAACTGCAGTTTTCCAAACAGTTTCTGATTGATTCCTCTGTCTTTCCCTCTCTCGGTCGTTTTCCCCGACTGCAGCTGGGTAGACATTTTTGCTCAGGTGGAAGGAATGAACACAGCAAACTGTAATTTTGCTTCATACTcgtgtttaaatgtaaaatcataaatatcaATTCCACCTGTTTATCTAgcaatttgcacatttttcctATTCGTGCAACCTTAAGGgagtttaaataagaaaaaagttacACCCATGTATATATTTGTAGATTTAATGCAGTAGTGTGTGAGACAGAATAGCTCTGGGGACTGATGCATCCTGGGTAGTATTAGCAGATATATATTTGGAGCAGAGAAAGCATGAGACGGATTAACACCTTCCAGTTGCTCACATGACCCCTGAACATATGAGTCTCTGGGCTGCCTATATATTTGTAAGATTATATTCCATGGTTAAAATTCTGCCAACTGTTAAAAGGCTGAAAACTTCTCCATAACTTACACtaaggcagtggttcttaaccttttatgaggtaccgaacccccccaGTTTCAtgtgcgcattcaccgaacccttctcaCCACCCCCCCGCCGACACACAGAAtgctttgcggtattctgatttagtaatgtaattatattagttgtgttaccacccccacgccactagaggcagtagcaaacccgaaaagatgcaactaaggagcagatttagactatagaatttggtaaaaacggtgagttttgctgaagtaattaaagacacaagttcaaatccatgctgagagtggagctccttcaatcagggctcctccgcagcactgattggcttagcaatgtaacgtgatcctctgcagcaagtgatggcaaagcggggcgtcattacgactttacacaagtgtgtctttacctccgcggcagaggctccgccgaacccctggggttcgatcgaacccaggttaagaaccactgcactaaGGTTACAAGATTTGCATCTGCATCACTATCACTTACCAGAATCTAAAACCATAGGTCAAGACAATTATATAGCTTCAAAGTGAAGACTtctaccttttctttttcctgttggGACTTTGTCTCCAAGTCTTCCATCTTGCTGTGAAGTTCATCCAAAGCTTCTTTCTCCCGGTGCAGAGCGCCTACTTCTGACTCTTGCTCCGCTTCGACCAGCGCTCGCTCAACTTCCACCTTTAGGAAATAAATCGGACTAGTTCCGGAGTTTCAAACTGAAGACATATGTTCTGGCTATTCTTTCttggataaaacattttaacacgacaaaatgacaaagaaatagAAAGAACAAGGTTCTATGTCTTTtgaaaagaatgtaaacaaatcaaatgGCCAGATTTAGCCGTCAGCTACCTCTTGGGCAGATTCCTCCATTTGGTTGTCCAGCTCCTTGATTTTTTGCTCCAGCTCCTCGATGTTGTTCAACACCTGAattctctcctcctctgcacgcctcacttcctcctctgaAGGCATCGAGTCTTGCCCTAGGCAGGAAGCTGAGTCCTCTGCAGACTGGTAAAAACATACCTGATTGAACTCATTGAAACACAAAACTTCAATGTTGAGCTTTAAAAATGGAACAGAACTTATATTGGCCTTTACATAAGCAAGTGGAATAAAATTAGATGCAGTCCATATCAGTTCAAATGAGTAAAATAGAATAAACTACATTCACATACAATGCAAACTCAAAGAAACAAGCAAtagagagaaaatattaaataacattttaaaaactatcaCACAAGAATGTGTTTGTAACTTTAATAATAGACGTCGATTACAATCGAATATTGAAAAATATACTATTTTACCTatgttcctttttgttttttagatgaATTAATTCTATACATACAAGCCCACTGACACAGGCAGCAGCTGTCAACTTAAAATGGTAACACTTCACTTGCTCTAATCTAATAAATGAGCTGTAAATATCCCCCATCTGGGGACACAAATGGTATCAATCCTTTTCCAAGTATTTCAACAAGCAACCTTGTTACTTTCATGCTTTCCACAGAGACAATGGGAAGCATAAACACTTCATAAATAATAATCTAGGTCGATAAAGCTGATCCACGTACAATGCGCCCCGTAAACACATGATTTTACCACAATAGAAGGCAAACTTTTGATGACAAGATTTATAGTGAATGTATTTTGCTGTTTCTCTCAGATTTATGTCAAAGATTATGATTATAATGATTATAATGAATCATATTGAAGAAATTTGGGTTTTGAAAGGTAAACAACACACAAATATTGGCACAAAATGATCTCAAAATCCCCCTAACAACTGacagtttgaataaaatatttaaccgATACCTCATTTGTCCTCAGAGATCTTGAAGAGGGTGACGGAGCAAAGCTTCGTAGGCTGACTGCCGGCGATTCGGCCCTGTAGTCTCTGTGTCCGCTGCTGCGCCTCCGCCGCGCCTGCAGGTCGTCGTCAAAGTAACCGTTCTCTGATCCCGGGGAGGTCATGTGACCGCTCCCCGGAATCCCGTTAACAGCTGAAGAGTCCGAAAACACAGACGGCGTGTCATCATCGTCGTCGTTCACCTGGAGCTTCTCCAGCTCCTGGTTGATCTTCTGGAGATCCGCAACCGCCGACGTGGAGCTCGGCGCCGGTCCCCCTCCGTCCCTTTCGGCACGCCCAAGTTCCGAGCAAAGAGACAGGATGGTTTCTAGCCGCTGTCGCTCCTGAAGCAACCACACACACGCGTCAGTTGAATGAAGCACAGGATGTGCAAATTAGATCCTTCtattatttacaaaaaggtCGAGGATAACCATGttgtttccaaaataaaagacgCACAATATACAAGAAACTGTTTTACATAACATTTACATGTAAAGTACCTGATGATTATGGATAAAATTCTTAAATTCCACTTGATAACATAAGAATTACCTGGGGAAGCATTCCAGAAATGATGGCTGCAGTTCCaatctgattattatttattttgaacccAGTACCATTCCTTTCATCTATTTTTAACAACAtatagttaaataaaacatatttaaaataaaagaagagaaTCTTCTCTCAGTTAGTATGCCCACAGAAAGAGTTCCCCTGCTGCTGTTGTTATTGCCAGAGTGCAGCTATAAGTGTCGACCTACGGAAGCTGTGAAGAGTCAAAACAACCTCCCTCACTCTACAATCTCTGGACAGAGAAGCACATGAGCCCCAACGCAGGCCTGCATAGGTAATATTACAAGCAAACAGATGAGGGGGAAAGAATTAGACTTGGTGTGTATGCGAGTCACAGCGAGAGACCAAGCGATCTAATGAGGAGGTGGACAGCTGTCAGATCCGATGGGAAGCGTGCGGGGAAACAAGACATCGCCCAAAACACGGGAATGTCTGTAATGCCACATAAGAAACAAGACACGTTCAAGGATAACATCATCTAGGAAGAACTGGTGAGGATGGGGAAGTGAAAATGTTGAGATATTCAACTCTAAGCAGAAGCCAACAGACttcaggagaaatgttttcataggATGAAAACGGcactaaacatattttgtagcTATTGCAATTCTTTTCAGAACAACTATTACACTTTTGAGtgtagcttgttttttttctactgtatttCAATAGAACCACACTGAGccatttctaacatttaatgTGACAGCACAACCTGAGATAAAGAGTCTATGCCAGTTTTTCACATTGACTGATTCAAAAGATAGACACTATAAAATGATGTTGATCTCAGATCAATGTACCCGGTCCAAAAAGGAAGCAGCAGTAGCACCCCTGGCTAAAGCTAGTGTAAATATACAAATAGTGCTTAGAAGTTAGAATTACTTAGTGTTCAATAACATGAAGTGAACACTTAATTTATTGTAGAGTATCAAGAGCTTCGCATTTCTAGATgcagtttataaaaataaccactagatggcaggAAAAGTTAAGACGATAGGAGATGATTTCCAATATTGAGCCTTAGGCTGAACTAAAATCCTGTTAATGGCTCTTCCCAGTTCCCACGTGCATCACTTCATAGAAACATATGAATCTGTAATTGTATTTCGGTTTTCGATGTCCACAGTCTTTTGATTTAATACCAACAAATACTGGTCATGCTGGTAAAGTGAGATTGAAACTGAGTGTTTGAGTAAACAAGGCAGAAATTACATCAGTGAGTTACCAAAGAGTAAGTTGATGCCATTTTAGTTTGAAGTCAGTTTTTCTTAGAATATGAGCTCTGTCTCTTTCCAAAAAAGAAGTGAAGTGTTTAATAATTCTAAAATCTATGCATTTAATCTAAATTAGTAAAATATGACAACGTATGAGAGATGCATAAAGACAGAGAAGCAATAACTATGATCGCACTTATTATTATGTGTtatgcatttgtgtgtttatcCACCTGCTACACTAAGTCTGTAATCTTGGTTTCCCTGACCCACATCTAAATGATGGGCTCTGCGGCTACTCAGTGGTTGAAACCGCTCTGGGCGGACCTCCAGATGACTGACATAAACATCTATCAACAtgtacacacatacacacacaatcCAAGCGTAAGGTTAAGAATAGTCCTGTTAGTGCGGGCTAACTGCCATAAGCATCTGTTGAGTGGTAAACCtcactatgtgtgtgtgtgtgcgtgtgcatgtgtgtgtgctaaGCTCCCTGGGAGAGTATGTTTGAGAGGCCAAAGAGAATGCTATTCTGGAGGCAAACATTCCTATGCTAACTTGATTTCTGAAGACCATTTGTGAGCATGTGCATTCCACGCTTCCACTGTCAGTGATGACTTCTAACACAAccgtccttttttttcttcagagccttcatttTAGGAGCACAGGACCCATCAGCAAGCATGGctgatttacaaaaaatatccTCTTGAGACTCTTGTCAAAGACTCACAGGACCACCGTGGTCGAGATGGTCTGCCAAAATCAGTTCTCATTGTCACAGTTGGTTGAGGGAAAATTTTGTTCTCAGCTTCATGTTTTCCGGCCCTTCTTGTCACAACGCCCTTCGCGATCTTTTTGCTGTATGTGAAACTGTTGAGACTGGTCTGAATTTCATGGGTGTTTATATGTGGAAAACAGAGCTACTCAACTTCTGTGATCCAGTTTTCTGACTTATCTGTGCAAGGCAGGACAGCTCTTTCGATTCCACTGATAGAATTCTGCTTTTTCAGTCAGAGAGCAGAATAGGCAGTCTTGAAGAGCAATTGTTTAAGTCCGCAAGGAAGTACATACTGAAATACTAAACTCCTCCTGCTCAGTTCTGATCCAATGCAATGGAAGAGTTTCTCACCAAGGCCCTCCGTTCTATTTTTTCCCAgataacatggaaaataaaatttgattttccaACTTGTCAATCATTATCTCCTCATCCTCCAAACTGTTTTGAACTCATAATAATAGTCGTTCCTCTCTGCCATGAACGCTGTGTTTACAATACTGCAGTAAACCACACATAAGAGAAAACACCATGATGTCCACTGCAATGAAGCTGTTTCAGAGGAGCTTGGTTCGAAGCGTCTTGTGGACCGTGAAGGGtctgtgcaaaaacaaacatcccaAAACCACGAGACCATGCTTCAACAGTTCAACCACGCTGGACCCTTCAGTAACAGAGTCCACACCGAAGAGTGTGATTATGGTCACCaactactttttgttttttagctgcaTCTCAAACATATACTGGTAAttagacaaaaaacaacatcttaTCACTTACAGTAATTATAGACAACCTAACAGACAAATACTTTGCAACTTACCAGTCTCTCCACCTCCTGCTCACGAAGTCGCTCCTCTTTCTGTCTATGGTGATAATCCGTCAATTCTTCCTTCCCACTAAGAGAGCTAATACTTCCCCTTCTTTCCCTAAAACCACCAGGTGGAGCCACTCCTGCCTTTCCAAATGACTGTCTCCTCTCCCCAAGGCCCGTCCCATGATCCATCCCCGCCTTCCCAAATGAAGCCCGTGTTTCCCCGAGTCCCATCTCCAGGCCTCCAACTCGTCTATCCTTCTCCCCCAAGGACCTCTCAATAACTGCAGACACTCCTTGGGTGGAGTTAAATTCTGCCTCAGGAGGGCTGGATTTTGTGGAGCTGATTGAGCCCATTGAGCTGGTGGAGGTTAGGCTGAGTTTTTTGGCAACTCTTGGAGAAGAAGAGCCCCCTGCTTTAGATGGGATTGTCACATCTGGCGGGGCAGTTGTGGAATAAGTAGAGGAGGAAGAGCTTTTAGGGGAGGAAAGAGAAATAGACACAACACCTTCACCATGAGTATTGGTCTGGATGTGACTCTTGCTAGATACTTGCTGGTATGAGTTACTGGAGCTGTGGCTGTATTCAGGGTTGGCATTTGGACTGTGGCTGAAAGACTCCTTGCCTAATTTGTAACTCCCATTCATATCGGCTTGTCTCTGTGGGAGCGTTGATAAGGGCAGCGTTCCACTGCTTTCACCTCGAGGAGAAGGGGAAGGACAAAGACGTGGCAGTGATCGGCTATGTCCTCCAGTCATAAGGCCGCTGAGTGACCCGGCTGAATATTTCCTGGTTCGAATGGTGGGCGATGGATCTTGGCTCCCATAGGTACGCCGACCCAATCGAGGGCTTGAGGGCATGCTGACAGCACCTCCCGCTGACGCAGCGCGGGTCgtagaggagggaggaagagagaggagaaCGTTGTCGCTACTGGCAACAGAAGTGGAAGAGCCTCCACCGTTCCATGTGGACAATAAAGGGGAGGAGCCTGGATTGTTCAGTCGTCGACTGTCGGGGACGCCACGGTTGTCCTGACTGCGGCTGGCAGAACCACGAGAGGAGGTCAAAGGGTCAGACCGTCGTCCAGGGGGAAGATGGGAACCAGATTTCAAAGAGACGGGTGGACGATCAGAGCTGTAGAAACGCCTCGCCTGTTCCTGATAGGCTGATGAAGACGTGGCAGGACTGGAAGTGGGTGTGGTGGGAGGAGactggaaaaaaaggaaggaaaaaataaaagactctCATAAACttgtaaataaatgacaagGTACAagaattgttgttgtttttttttctttttcagtgacACAAGTAAAACATCCGGGATAATATTCAAACCCCTACGAGCAATCGTTGTTTTCACTACTAGAGAGAaaatgttggggttttttttagcctAAAGCGGATATCAAGGATAACCAAACAAACTTCCTAAAGTCTATGAAAGCATTCAGTACAAGGATAATAAACCATGTGTTGGACTTGAAGCAGTGCTGACCTGTGTGACACTAAAATAGGAGGGGTTCGCATTCCCATTGGCTCTTAGGCTGTTTTCCAGGGCTATTTTTTTGCGTTGCAGGGTGTCCATCAAATCCCGGAGCTCAGAGGCTGATCGCATCCCTCTAGCACTACCACTGCCTCCGACTGCATGACTGTAGTCACTGCTGAACTTTAGATAATCTGcaagaaaatatgttaattaaTAGGTTAACAGGCAAGTTCATAGAAAACAGACTTAATTAGAAAGAGATTAGAAAAACAACCAAGCAAATTGGAACaatgtgcaaatatttgatATGTTATGGAactaagaaaagacaaaaataaaagagaactTTGAATTGTAatcctttttgtaaaaaaaaaaaaattggggctaaatacagacaaaagtgcagaatgagaaaatgaaagaagaaaaaccaaaggAGAAAGATTGTATGTCTACTTGAATTCACAGGTATtcaaaaattaagacttttgGCAGAGCACATTAAGTCAAAATTAATCCACAAGTGGAAAGGGAGAATCTAAGTATAGGATCTGACTCGCACACACATTTTGATTTAGTGTGGAAGTGCACACACAAGAACTGTCTATTAgatccaaaacaaacagtttaacTTGAGCGGAGTTGCTTGGAATGGGGTTTTGGTTAATGAAAAGGCCCACAAACTATTGTAGAGTGCCCTAAaaagaccccccccccccctccccaccaccGTTCCAAAGGCTTTTTATTTTGAGCACTTGCAGCAG
Protein-coding regions in this window:
- the phldb2b gene encoding pleckstrin homology-like domain family B member 2 isoform X2 — protein: MTEVANCVSVMEAEMMFKPESDQMCSPEPKSPPLDLIDTGKGLKVQTATPHLVSLGSGRLSVAITLLPLKEGVTRIGREDAPVRQDITIEGPGIEAEHCHIINEGGVVTLDPCGHLCSLDGVQVTVPTPLTQGYSLCLGKSYYFRFNHPAEASRMKSMLPQKSPVSALAYNTDYLKFSSDYSHAVGGSGSARGMRSASELRDLMDTLQRKKIALENSLRANGNANPSYFSVTQSPPTTPTSSPATSSSAYQEQARRFYSSDRPPVSLKSGSHLPPGRRSDPLTSSRGSASRSQDNRGVPDSRRLNNPGSSPLLSTWNGGGSSTSVASSDNVLLSLPPSSTTRAASAGGAVSMPSSPRLGRRTYGSQDPSPTIRTRKYSAGSLSGLMTGGHSRSLPRLCPSPSPRGESSGTLPLSTLPQRQADMNGSYKLGKESFSHSPNANPEYSHSSSNSYQQVSSKSHIQTNTHGEGVVSISLSSPKSSSSSTYSTTAPPDVTIPSKAGGSSSPRVAKKLSLTSTSSMGSISSTKSSPPEAEFNSTQGVSAVIERSLGEKDRRVGGLEMGLGETRASFGKAGMDHGTGLGERRQSFGKAGVAPPGGFRERRGSISSLSGKEELTDYHHRQKEERLREQEVERLERQRLETILSLCSELGRAERDGGGPAPSSTSAVADLQKINQELEKLQVNDDDDDTPSVFSDSSAVNGIPGSGHMTSPGSENGYFDDDLQARRRRSSGHRDYRAESPAVSLRSFAPSPSSRSLRTNESAEDSASCLGQDSMPSEEEVRRAEEERIQVLNNIEELEQKIKELDNQMEESAQEVEVERALVEAEQESEVGALHREKEALDELHSKMEDLETKSQQEKEKACELLQAERDRVERLAQIVCEQRSQLDSCPEATKEPLQEQLARDCEVLEAETKRFEDLEFQQLEKESRQDEEKETRTQELLREAADYQRSTVTRKERLLALKKQAEQITEQAQREKESFLKERRNLEVMLQREKENLATLERKYADLTGGRSFSLREGYVTVSEINELYSQLGQDPNPASAPSLVKTTPESEVNLSPEEDSTKPSEDELCHSSLSADCHCSSSSSSSSSSSSSSSSAHVNARPLPKTPSVHWPENMVTYRDPSPLPDSPPPPLPVKNHHQRHRQHFRLLEERKRSERESGSHLSDTLPRKKNIPTLNTQFTSSTLGRSYQTKSHQPLVQSSSCGSILPRILSLSSKETESRRLQKGQSGSRAASQTNVYLDAFGYRENQPFDTLSVDSSDSIETSISACSPDNVSSASTSNMARLEEMERLLREAQAEKNRLLEHKEREMEMRKQALEEERRRREDLEKRLQEETSRRQKLIDREVKMREKQRAQSRPLTRYLPVRKDDFDLRAHIESAGHNTDTCFHLSISEKTCRGYLIKMGGKIKTWKKRWFVFDRNRRTLSYYADKHEAKLKGVIYFQAIEEVYYDHLKSAHKSPNPSLTFSVKTHDRVYYMVAPSPEAMRIWMDVIVTGAEGYTQFMV
- the phldb2b gene encoding pleckstrin homology-like domain family B member 1 isoform X1, with amino-acid sequence MTEVANCVSVMEAEMMFKPESDQMCSPEPKSPPLDLIDTGKGLKVQTATPHLVSLGSGRLSVAITLLPLKEGVTRIGREDAPVRQDITIEGPGIEAEHCHIINEGGVVTLDPCGHLCSLDGVQVTVPTPLTQGYSLCLGKSYYFRFNHPAEASRMKSMLPQKSPVSALAYNTDYLKFSSDYSHAVGGSGSARGMRSASELRDLMDTLQRKKIALENSLRANGNANPSYFSVTQSPPTTPTSSPATSSSAYQEQARRFYSSDRPPVSLKSGSHLPPGRRSDPLTSSRGSASRSQDNRGVPDSRRLNNPGSSPLLSTWNGGGSSTSVASSDNVLLSLPPSSTTRAASAGGAVSMPSSPRLGRRTYGSQDPSPTIRTRKYSAGSLSGLMTGGHSRSLPRLCPSPSPRGESSGTLPLSTLPQRQADMNGSYKLGKESFSHSPNANPEYSHSSSNSYQQVSSKSHIQTNTHGEGVVSISLSSPKSSSSSTYSTTAPPDVTIPSKAGGSSSPRVAKKLSLTSTSSMGSISSTKSSPPEAEFNSTQGVSAVIERSLGEKDRRVGGLEMGLGETRASFGKAGMDHGTGLGERRQSFGKAGVAPPGGFRERRGSISSLSGKEELTDYHHRQKEERLREQEVERLERQRLETILSLCSELGRAERDGGGPAPSSTSAVADLQKINQELEKLQVNDDDDDTPSVFSDSSAVNGIPGSGHMTSPGSENGYFDDDLQARRRRSSGHRDYRAESPAVSLRSFAPSPSSRSLRTNESAEDSASCLGQDSMPSEEEVRRAEEERIQVLNNIEELEQKIKELDNQMEESAQEVEVERALVEAEQESEVGALHREKEALDELHSKMEDLETKSQQEKEKACELLQAERDRVERLAQIVCEQRSQLDSCPEATKEPLQEQLARDCEVLEAETKRFEDLEFQQLEKESRQDEEKETRTQELLREAADYQRSTVTRKERLLALKKQAEQITEQAQREKESFLKERRNLEVMLQREKENLATLERKYADLTGGRSFSLREATASLADVCQSFLSNVFLKKAKGYVTVSEINELYSQLGQDPNPASAPSLVKTTPESEVNLSPEEDSTKPSEDELCHSSLSADCHCSSSSSSSSSSSSSSSSAHVNARPLPKTPSVHWPENMVTYRDPSPLPDSPPPPLPVKNHHQRHRQHFRLLEERKRSERESGSHLSDTLPRKKNIPTLNTQFTSSTLGRSYQTKSHQPLVQSSSCGSILPRILSLSSKETESRRLQKGQSGSRAASQTNVYLDAFGYRENQPFDTLSVDSSDSIETSISACSPDNVSSASTSNMARLEEMERLLREAQAEKNRLLEHKEREMEMRKQALEEERRRREDLEKRLQEETSRRQKLIDREVKMREKQRAQSRPLTRYLPVRKDDFDLRAHIESAGHNTDTCFHLSISEKTCRGYLIKMGGKIKTWKKRWFVFDRNRRTLSYYADKHEAKLKGVIYFQAIEEVYYDHLKSAHKSPNPSLTFSVKTHDRVYYMVAPSPEAMRIWMDVIVTGAEGYTQFMV